The Vicia villosa cultivar HV-30 ecotype Madison, WI linkage group LG1, Vvil1.0, whole genome shotgun sequence genome includes a region encoding these proteins:
- the LOC131619760 gene encoding WAT1-related protein At2g37460-like: MESWETLSSWLAKGIPFIAVIFIQMSSAALNTMTKISLDHGMHTFVFVVYRHAIAFMVITPFALLYERKLRPRMTFSIFWKIFVLSWLEPVIDQNLFFLGMHSTTATYATAMANSIPALTFVLAFLLRLEKINLRNRRSQAKLLGTIVTISGAMVMTFIKGPVLFGVIGENNNNNHDGDSHVLFGSLLVFTSCTGCAVFIIIQAITLESYPAGLSLTSLICFMGTVEGLGVAFMMGKRIPHAAWLIFKWDIKLMSAIYAGVVSSGIGYFLQGVIMKAKGPVFFTAFNPLGMIMVAAVGSILGEQILLGRAIGAFIICLGLFSVVWGKSGDDNNLSREKDEVSSEELKEAHREYSGDKITDELV; encoded by the exons ATGGAGAGTTGGGAAACACTATCCTCTTGGCTAGCAAAAGGAATACCATTCATTGCTGTCATTTTCATACAAATGTCATCTGCAGCTTTGAACACCATGACAAAAATATCCCTGGACCATGGCATGCACACTTTCGTCTTTGTTGTCTATCGACACGCCATTGCTTTCATGGTAATTACGCCATTCGCACTTCTATATGAAAG GAAATTAAGACCAAGAATGACGTTCTCAATTTTCTGGAAGATATTCGTTCTCAGTTGGCTAGA GCCTGTTATCGACCAAAATTTATTCTTTTTGGGGATGCATTCTACGACTGCCACATATGCCACTGCAATGGCTAATAGCATTCCTGCGCTTACCTTTGTACTAGCTTTCCTTTTAAG GTTGGAGAAGATAAACCTTAGAAATAGACGAAGTCAAGCCAAGTTGTTAGGCACTATAGTCACGATCTCAGGAGCTATGGTGATGACCTTTATTAAAGGCCCGGTTCTATTTGGTGTCATTGgagaaaacaacaacaataatcacGATGGAGATTCACATGTTTTATTTGGATCATTGCTCGTTTTTACATCATGTACGGGTTGTGCCGTCTTTATAATTATACAA GCTATTACACTAGAGTCTTATCCAGCAGGACTCTCCTTGACCTCATTGATATGCTTCATGGGTACCGTAGAAGGCCTAGGAGTTGCTTTTATGATGGGAAAAAGAATCCCTCATGCAGCTTGGTTGATTTTCAAGTGGGACATAAAATTGATGTCGGCTATTTATGCG GGGGTAGTTTCCTCCGGCATAGGATATTTTCTCCAGGGAGTGATTATGAAAGCGAAGGGACCCGTTTTTTTTACCGCATTCAATCCATTAGGCATGATAATGGTTGCTGCGGTGGGTTCCATATTGGGGGAACAAATCCTACTTGGAAG GGCAATTGGAGCATTTATAATCTGTCTGGGATTATTCAGTGTAGTTTGGGGTAAGAGTGGCGATGATAATAACTTGTCACGTGAAAAGGATGAAGTGAGTTCTGAAGAGTTGAAAGAGGCACACCGTGAATATTCAGGAGACAAAATTACAGATGAGTTGGTATAG